The Lycium barbarum isolate Lr01 chromosome 11, ASM1917538v2, whole genome shotgun sequence genome contains the following window.
GAGATATATTTAAATGTAAAGTAGGACATGATAATGCATCAGTTAAAAACTATTTTGCTCTAAAGTTATCTAAATTAATGTATAAGGACAAATATCGTAAAAAAGGTATTCTCCACCCGGTTCCTATTGTAGGTGTTTTCAGCATGAGCACACTCCTTAAAAATCACTCACCCTTAAAAAGTAAGAAGTGTTTTCACTAAATTATTCTTAATTAAATATAACAAATTTAATATGggttcttgattatgtaaaaattTACTTATCTaaatgattaaaaaaattaaaaaaattaatactTTCTTGATTATGTTAAAAGTCATTTATTATTGCCTAAATATAAAAGTTGAAAACATCACATACTACCAAATAAACCTATACTTAAGAAGATGAGAAATAAGACTGCAACAAATTTCTGAAGGATTAGAAATATTTTTAAGCTTTTAAATGTAACTCAAAAATTGTtgattataaaaaatatatatgctATAGTTAGATCAAGAATACTTTAGAAAGAAATTTAAGGTTGCTGATTGCCGATTGCTGAATTGCCTCTACTGTCAAACAATTTAAAAGAGGGCTTAAAAGAAAACCCGACGTCAGAGATCCCTGAATATCATACTGTGGTTCTCGCATGTCATCTCTTACGTACATGGAAAATTTATCAATTAGGCGTTACAAAAATATATTCCTTCCTGTTAAAAAATAGTGTCAACTTAGTCATTTGTACATTTCTTAGGAAAATACAAATTTCTACGCAAAAATAGGTAATTGACTAAATTATCTTTAATTAAATAAGTCTTGAAATTTGATCATTTAACACTAATAcgaaaaaatatgaaaaaaataaaattaattctttttttaatttgaaaacttaatactctttttgattaaaaaaaataaagggtCAATCGACATTGTTTTTTAACAGGAGGGAGTACAAGACAATTGAAGTAATAAAATGAAAAGCAAGGACAATAAATAGCGTGAAAAGTTGAATTGGACGTGGGACCCAAATATAGAGGTCTTTGTCGGTCTGGTGTCCAGAAATGAATGAGGGCAATGTAAGGAAAAGTCAAAATATGGCCCCAAGCATAAAAAGATTTGAAAttgtataaataaataaaaaaacaatAACGAAATACAGTTACTTAAAGACCCACGTGAACAACCAAAAAGAGCTCTCCTCACAGAGCAAAAATAATGAAGAATTCAAAGTGAGATCAGCAAGTGGACTTGAATTGGTGCCATTAATTAATTCACATCTCTATATCGACGATTGTCTCTCATTGACTGTTCATTACaataaatactttattatataGTATTAATTTATCGGTAATCTAAAGCTTTATAAATAGCGAGAGACTCATGCAGTGACGGATCCAGAATTTTCAATCAGGTGTTTGAAAAAACAATTGAATCAatttttgcatttgttcagggtgttcaaaagtcaatatatatacataaatacaaaaaatttactttaaatatacactgtaatattTTATCAGAATATTGAGGTGAACATCGTGAGCCTTTATTACATCGGCGACTCATGTCCACTATATATCAAAGCCTAAGCCACTACTCCGCATTTGGCAAAGAGCCAATTAGAACTAGCTAGGTAGGTACACCTTTTATCAAAGTCAATCCATGTAATAATTAAGTTTTGCATAGAAGTAGCTTGCCATATTTTGCTCAAAAGTGACTAGTAAGTGTGGAATATTGTTCTAACATCCATAAAATGAATTAAAAGGGATTTAATTCATATTCATTGAtagtacaattttttttaattactacACACGTGACTTTTGACCCTCCCTTAGGTTTTATACCGTTTTAGagttaaatattattttttaggtTTAATTTTGATATTTCGActtttatattatttttagtAGGGTTTATTTGTATACATCAAAAAGGACAAAATTATTTACTATTTCAAGAGAAAGTTGGGTTTTTtcaaaagaatgaaaaattacaaaaatatgcttttttTTTAGGATTTAATTTTGTTTAGCTAGTTATTTTCTTTTAGATAGTATTTTTTTCTCTATCTAGGAATAGTTATTAAGTATTTCTTATTGTACATTTAAATAAAAGGTAAATAAAAAAGATGACAAAAAAAGGGAAATGAGCAAATCGGATTATACAACCTCATCACAAAATGACAAGCTTTAGTAACAAACCTTATCACAAGAGGAGGAGAGGATCACGTTTTCTTGGAAGAAAATTTAATGGGGTGGGCCCCTCTCTTCTCATTGATTGGAATAGATATATGCATAGGAATTCTTTTTACAAAAATAGGGGTACGCCATACAACAGATACACACACATACCAAAAAACGCATACGGATTACATATACAATCGTCTTCTTCATTCAGTTTTAAAAAACACAGTTAAGAGAACACACCTAGAGACATAATACACAAAGCGACCacgctccatttttttttttctagcatCTCACAATTCACTAACACTTCTAAACACTAGTTGTAGCCTAGAATGGATTGAGGATTCATCTTTCAATTTGGTTCACTTCACCAAACACACACCAGAATCAACCTAGACCTAATACACATCATAATGAGGCTCTTGACGTGAAAAGATCTGGTAGccgctgtcacgccccgaaccatggtctggacgtaacacggcactcggtgcctaactgcatgtgaccgagcgaacccataggctggctgaatcaacacgtgatatcaaaacatgctaaaataaggaaatatgactaacacatgctgatctactaatGGTCTAGCTGAAATATATTAAATATGGAAAATACTGTTTAAGTCTAAAACATCCGAAATAAATTCCATCAAGGCTAACACATCAAAGTCTGCTAATATCTGACTAACTggactatgtctatgaagcctctaaggaATACTAAAAAAATGACTGTCTAAAATGCTGGGAAGCAGAAAGCAAGATAACGCCCCgaaggaactggggctcaccaagcagctgataTGAGCAGTCGTAcctagctggatcgtcaacctgtatatcattgtctgcatcgcgagatgcaggcccccaagcaaataaaaagggacatcagcacatttgaattgcactggtatgtaacgcaactgaaagaaggaaatataagtactgaaactgaaactaaaactgataactgtaaacAGAACTAAACAGGGAGGTATGGATCTAAAGtgctccctgttctgaatgaagaaccacctgtataactgtaaatataaactgtggcctaaGGCCCAAATAACtatgcacaaaaactgtggcctaaagcccaagcaatacgtatgcataaacggtggcctagggcccaaaaatacagatacaggtgatcaacattaaacaatttatGATACTGAGACTGGGCTATAGCTAATAGTATGATAACTatttctgattatggaacttaagcCAATATCTAATTATACACTGACTGAAACTCATGcgatgtcaatacacaagtctataatgattacgtattgagttcatgatattcaaaatgatcaCCATGACCGAATTATAAAACTATAACCCTAGAAGATAGCAGtgctacaactattcaagaaactagggctaaactgtattctgagtcaaattactgataagcatatagaatgaggcgtagggagaatcataaatattccctaacgtagatagttagcctcacatacgtGTATACTCTCCAAAACTTATAAGAAAGGTCTGAACTTTGAGAAGAATCCCAGAAGCCCAAGTCTTGAACCCTTAcataggttaagaacaatgaattctTGCTTAATGTTCATAAATATATGTTAGAATCCATTTGAAATAGGTTAGAAttgcttaccttagtgttctggTGATAGAGGAGGAGAGCAGGTCGTTCTAGGTTTCAGGAActtgaaaataagaaaataaagttgAGTCTGCATATTTATACTGTTCATTGAAGCGGACGAAGTACGGGTGCCAAGTACATCCCGTACTTTGAAATACGGGCCGCACCTTATGGCCCGTACTtggaatgtcaaattccagtgaGTAACTAATTTTCTTGGCAAAGTACGGGACAGAAGTACGTCCCGCACTTGgatcccgtactttgaagtacgtacGAGCCCACACTTTACCTGCAAATTCCAATTTTCAGCTCCAACACTTTTGTTTGatttttctaagtctagaatcatgatcaaagcttaagttaaatgTCTGAGGTGTTACAGCCGCAACATCATTTTTTTTAAGAACGTAGAAACCTTCACATTTTATTTTGCTCCCTCCAGAAGAGCTAACCTAGTAGGAGCCTTGATCACTGTAAAACTCCATCTCTTTTAGCCCCATCACTGCTGTTAACCTTCATCCCGTCACCGCTAGAAAGCAACAACCTAAAACCAATGAAACCAGCCCCAAAACCACTTGTTAACCACCACCAAAACACCATAAAACCACCCAAGATGGATTTGAGCTGAGAATATTTGGGTCGTGTTTCTATTCGGATTTTGTGACTTTGGTCGAGGTCGAGTTTGTTAggatatactattaaccatgcaGTTTGATTAGAGTATTATGTTTTATTCTTCGTGGAACAATTGTTTATTCATTTATTCAATTCAataaagtcttattttaaataaatgTACTGAAAGACTTTATTCAATTCAATAAAGTCTTATTTATTTATAGAAGGGAGGAATATAATGGACAATGTTCTTATTCCACATGAGTTAGTGAAAGGCTATTCTCATAAGGGGATTTCAGCCAGATGTACAATTAAGGTTGATATTAGAAAGGCCTATGACTCGGTTGAATGGCCCTTCTTGAAAATGGTATTACTGGAGTTTGGTTTTCCCTCAAAGCTGGTGGACTTAATCATGGAGTGTGTGACAATTGTGCAATATTCACTACTAGTGAATGGTGGTTTAACTCCTCTGTTCAAGGCAAAGAAAGGGCTCAGGAAAGGAGACTCCATGTGTCCATACTTATTTGTTTTGGCAATGGAATATCTGCATAGAACCCTGTAACAGCTTAGGCATAACCCCCAGTTCAATTATCATCCTAGGTGTGGCAAATTAGgcattatacatatatgttttgctGATGATCTTTTAATGAGTTGCAGAGCTGATGAAAATTCCATAAAGCTGTTATTTAACACCTTCAAACATTTTTCAAAGTTATCAGGACTGCATGTTAACATGGAGAAGAGTTCCTTAGATATTGCTGGGGTGACTGATCTATTTAAAGAACAGATGCTACAAGGACTCAACCTTACTCTGGGTGAATTACCATTCAAATACTTGGGGGTTCCACTCTCAACTAGAAAGCTGTCCATCCACCTGTTTGCCTATGGTGGAGAAAATGATAGCAAGGAAAAATTGCTGGTCCTCTAAACTTCTTTCATATAGTGGCATACCGCAGCCTGTGAAAAGCATACTATTTGAGATGCAAACTTACTCGACACAGATCTTCCTATTACCAAAGAAGATTATCTCTATGGTGAATACTATCTGCAGAACTTTCTTATGGACTGGAAGCAACAATTGCTTTAGGAAAGCCCTGGTAGCATAGGAGACTATATGCTAACCAAAAACTGCAGGGGGGCTGAATGTACTTGATCTCCTCACATGGAATAGAGCAACAATTTGCAAGCTATTATAGGTTATAGAATATAAAAAATAGAAACTCTGGGTGATATGGGCATATACATTTTACATAAAGACAAATGAACTAGAAACAATGGCAACTCTAAAGCAGGCTTGCTGGATTATGAGGAAGATATTTGGTGCAATGAAGTGGCTAGCTGGTAACACCTCTCTACACTCTACATTGTAATCTTTAACTGATTCAGGAGGATTTAGCATCAAAAAAGGGTATGTCTCTATGATGCCTCAATTCCCAAAAGCAACTTGGAGCAAATTATCCCTCAACAAAGGGCTCATTCCCAGGAATCACTTTATTATGTGGATGGCACTGCATAGAAGGTTATCTACAGTTGACATAGTGCAGAAGTGGGGCATTAATGTGCACACTGATTGTGTATTATGTAATAGCCAACTGGAGGAAACCTTTGAACACTTATTCTTTGATTGACAATATTCAAATAATGTGTGGAATACTATATTGAGATGGCTTGGCTATAGCAGGATAGTCCGAGATTGAAACCAAGAGGTTCAATGGTTAAGCCAGAGAATGAGCAGCAATAGGCCAAGGTTTTGCATATTGGGGTTTTGCTTTGCTTCAGCAGTTTATCAAGTATGGACAGAAAGAAATAGTAGGAGATTCCTAAAGAAGGCCACTGGCAGCATTCAGAGAATCAGAGACATCATTATTCAGCTGCACATTGAGGGGCAAAGGCATAGCAAATGGCAAAGGACACTGCAACAGCTCAATACTTTTCTTATTTGAGTCTAAGTTTTGCTATGTAATTACATAAGAGATCACATTTACTTTATTTTGTAGATGAATGTATAGAAATCAAGATGTGAGAGCCAGTTCTGAGTCCAAATAGAACTGGTAGATTTGTATAGATGACACTTTTGGTTGAATGAGAAAATCTTAATCTTttgaccaaaaataaaataaataaataatttattcatATGTGTgccctttacttatatagtagatgatttggTGCGTGGAGTTTCAGCTCATGCACAGAAGATTGAATTATCGGTTCTTATAAGTTATAGAGTTAATGTTACAATCAAAGATGAAACCGGGTAAAGTATCTTGATGATTGTAGCATAAGATTAAAATATAATCTATCTTGATTGTGGGAATGGCTTTATTCCAACTTTttatgctagtacattttgtatgtattgaacggaccaagtagagataactgtttttgtactgaatatacgaaacaacctctctagctcattaaatgtacttatactcttaatcttgatatgattgttatgatcaatgtgctttgttcatttttttgatttattaaaaggtacgagtCGACTGCGAGTCaatgtattcctggtaaattggataatggaaaagtgcatttgtgaaataataattagttgatagaattcaTGTCTCGaccttgagattgatgataccccttaaTGGAAGCTTATAAGTTTTCATGTGAAAACCTTGCAGGTAGATTTTGTATTCATCACATGAAATAAGTTAAGCAGAAGTATAAAGGATTAAATTAGTcgatgaattaaattgtcagtaatttaatttatttgattggtatctgtaatcttaacatgaggagttaaataagttttaatgaAAGATTTCGAAATTAAACAGAGGAGTGCAATTACAGttttttagtggaataaattgtaatttattgtGGTAGGATTAATTCACTCATATTCCAAATTAATACCGCAATATGAAGCCTTGTTATTAAACTTGTGGTCCCTACTATGCCTAAATATTCTagaacaaggaaaataaaaggaaaaataatatccTTGGTGGGTAAGGAAAGGGATACAAGTTTTTGGCTAGGGTTTTACCCTAAAAACATGTGTATATAAACAATACCGTTCAACCCTAAGTGATGTTGATTCTTCAGCCGTAATACTTGCCACTTAAGTATTTCGTTCATAGAAATTCAGGATATACAGCAGAAGATCGTAGACCTGGAGAGCACGATTGCTGTTGAAGATTTGTGTAACAGCTTCAAAAGGTTAGTGTTTCAATCTCATGTTTGATTATGTTTGTCTAGTTTACATATAAGAATATGATCTTGGTTGTTTGCTTCCGTTGCGTATATATTTCTGTTATCCATCAATTGTCATCAAGATCTG
Protein-coding sequences here:
- the LOC132619521 gene encoding uncharacterized protein LOC132619521, which gives rise to MDNVLIPHELVKGYSHKGISARCTIKVDIRKAYDSVEWPFLKMVLLEFGFPSKLVDLIMECVTIVQYSLLVNGGLTPLFKAKKGLRKGDSMCPYLFVLAMEYLHRTLADENSIKLLFNTFKHFSKLSGLHVNMEKSSLDIAGVTDLFKEQMLQGLNLTLGELPFKYLGVPLSTRKLSIHLFAYGGENDSKEKLLVL